The sequence below is a genomic window from Citricoccus muralis.
AAGTCAGTGAGCAGTCCATCGGACGGTGGAAGGCCGAGTTCCTGGAAGCCGGCAAGACCGCCCTGGTGGCCGGCAGGTCCGGACCATCCTCCCGAGAGGAACAGCTGGAGGCCGAGGTCGCCGAGCTGACCCAGGCCTTGGGCGAGGCACACCTGGAGGCCAGGGTGTGGAAGAAGTCCGCGGAGGGCCGGCTGGGCCCTTCGAGGACCTCGAGGTGATCCGCGTGGAAGCGGGCATGTCGACCGCGAGGTTCTGCCAGCTCTTCGACATGCCCGAGCGGACCTGGCGCCGCTGGCAGGCCAAGGCCCGCACCGGGACGGCGGTGAAGGGACCGTGGCCGCAACCGGCACGGCAGGCCGCCAGGGAACTGGTGGTCAAGCACGCGCTGGCCCATCCGGCGTGGGGGCATCGGAAGATCTGGGCAATGGTCCGCCACGACGGGCATGTGGTTTCCGAGGCGACCGTGCTGCGAATCCTGCGCGACGAGGGGCTGATTCTGCCCGCGCAGTACCAACGGGAGCGACGGAAGCTGGCCGAGCGGCGCAAGGCCGCGTTCGCCACCGAGCCCTCAGGCCCGAACCAAGTCTGGCAGCTGGACTTCAGCGAGTTCGAGACCACCACCGGAGGGACCTGGCGGCTGGCCGGGTGCCGGGACTACTGGTCCAAGTACGAGCACCCCTTCCACGTTTCGCCCACCGGGAACCAGCACGACGCGATCGACGCGATCGAGTTGGCCCTGGCCGACTACGAGGCCATGTTCGGTCACCCGCTGGTCGAGGCCTGCCCGGTCGATCCCGAGACCGGTGAGCTGTTGCCCGTGGTGACCATCGTGACGGACAACGGCGGGCCGTTCCGGTCCTTCCGCTTCGAGTCCTTCATCGCCGCCCACCCCGAGCTACACCACGTGCGCACCCGAGTGAAGACCCCGGGGCAGAACGGGTCCCGTGAACGCGGCTTCGGCACGCTGAAGTACGAACGGCTCTACCTGGACGAGATTGACGACGCGATCGTGCTCGCCGAGCGGGCCGAGGACTACCGGATCGAGTACAACGAGCTCCGGCCCCACGAGGCCATCTCATGGAACCGGCCCAAGGAGGTGCACCTGGGCCTGGCCGACCCCACCACCCCGACATTCAAAACCAAGGAAATCCTGCCAACTACTTGACGCGGGACATATTCAGCGACTCAAGCCACGCTGGAATTTGCTGATCCGAGGCGGGTTCCATGATGGAGGCTCCTTCACCGGTGGTCGTGCGATACAGTGCGAAAG
It includes:
- a CDS encoding IS3 family transposase; translation: MSTARFCQLFDMPERTWRRWQAKARTGTAVKGPWPQPARQAARELVVKHALAHPAWGHRKIWAMVRHDGHVVSEATVLRILRDEGLILPAQYQRERRKLAERRKAAFATEPSGPNQVWQLDFSEFETTTGGTWRLAGCRDYWSKYEHPFHVSPTGNQHDAIDAIELALADYEAMFGHPLVEACPVDPETGELLPVVTIVTDNGGPFRSFRFESFIAAHPELHHVRTRVKTPGQNGSRERGFGTLKYERLYLDEIDDAIVLAERAEDYRIEYNELRPHEAISWNRPKEVHLGLADPTTPTFKTKEILPTT
- a CDS encoding helix-turn-helix domain-containing protein, with the translated sequence MGRPPSIPAEKKTRIVLSVLAGEMSIAEAARKEKVSEQSIGRWKAEFLEAGKTALVAGRSGPSSREEQLEAEVAELTQALGEAHLEARVWKKSAEGRLGPSRTSR